A window of Mesotoga sp. Brook.08.105.5.1 genomic DNA:
GGTCACAGTCGAAATAAATCCAACGGCCGGAGTGGGAACTAGATACGAGAGAAAATGGCTGGCTATGCAGAGGGAGATATTCAGACTCATCTGTAGAAGAAACAGCAAAGCAGTGAACTGTGAAGAGGATGTGGTTAACTTGTCGCATTTGTGGGTGAAGAACATCGACAAGTCCCAGCTTAATAGAGTTGCAGGGCGGTCGTTTTCTAGTGATGAGATGTTTGTCAAGTTCATGGGGGTCTACAGAAAGCTTGATAATGAGGTCTTTCTAATTGAGACTCTTTCGGTTGACAGAGGCTATTCTCAAAGATTCTATATAAGTCTTTCCAAAAGGGAAGAAGTTTGGCTGATTCAACTAGATAGTCAAGCGAAACCTTTTAGGACCAGAGCGGTAAAATTCGCCTTTAGAATGCTCTCTCGGATACTTGGTGACGAAAGTCGAGCTTAATAGTGAGGCGCATTTTTGGGAAGTTCTGCTTTTCTTAATAGAGTAGGAAGCGCTTTCATTGAACGGGGCAAATCATAGTTATGGCGGGGCGCAGAAGCGCCCCGCCCGATTAAGATAGTTAGAGCTTCTTGAATAGCAAAGAAGCGTTATGGCCTCCAAAGCCAAATGAGTTTTTTAGGGCGTAGTTGATTTTCCTATCAACTCCTGAATTTGGTGTGTAGTTCAGATTGCATTCAGGATCGGGGATAGAGTAATTAATCGTTGGTGGAACGAAAGAGTTCTGAATTGCAAGAAGAGTTGCTACAGATTCAATTGCTCCTGCGGCTCCCAGGGCATGTCCGACCATTGACTTTGTGGAACTTATGTTGAGCCCATCACTACTCCCAAATAGACGCTTTATGGCTCGTGTCTCCGTCAAGTCGTTTAAGGGCGTAGAAGTGCCGTGAGCGTTAATATAGTCAACTTCTGATGGGTCAACTTCGGCTTCTTCAAGAGCCATTTTCATAGCTCTGTAAGCTCCATCACCAGATTCCTCGGGTGAAGTGATATGAAACGCATCATCGGTTGAACCGTATCCGGCGATTTCCCCGTAGATCTTTGCTCCACGCTTCAAAGCATGCCCGTATTCCTCGATGATCAGTGTTGCGGATCCTTCGGCCATAACAAATCCATCGCGTTCGCGATCAAACGGTCTTGAAGCATTTTCAGGATTTCCGCGTGATAGGGCGGTCATATTCGAGAAGCCGGCAAGAGCAAGGGGCGTGATCGTGGCTTCAGAACCGCCGGTCATCGCGATATCGATTATCCCATTTCTTATAAGCCTCGTTGCTTCACCAATCGCATTTGTGCCAGAAGCGCAAGCTGTGGACACAGT
This region includes:
- the fabF gene encoding beta-ketoacyl-ACP synthase II, whose product is MRRVVITGMGVICSIGKNLSEFWESLKSGRSGIDWIDTFDVTQFGSKVAGQVKDFDPVAFMGKKEAKRNARFVQMAVASACQAYDDSGLDGKIPNPERAGVVYGVGLGGMDVIEDQHSVLLEKGPSRISPFLIPMTIANMAPGLLAVRFKFKGTNFTVSTACASGTNAIGEATRLIRNGIIDIAMTGGSEATITPLALAGFSNMTALSRGNPENASRPFDRERDGFVMAEGSATLIIEEYGHALKRGAKIYGEIAGYGSTDDAFHITSPEESGDGAYRAMKMALEEAEVDPSEVDYINAHGTSTPLNDLTETRAIKRLFGSSDGLNISSTKSMVGHALGAAGAIESVATLLAIQNSFVPPTINYSIPDPECNLNYTPNSGVDRKINYALKNSFGFGGHNASLLFKKL